The genomic segment ATCCAATACCCACAGAATTGGAAAGACGAACCGTAAGGCCAGGCAGCCACCGTCCCAGATGGTTTTCCAGGAAGCTCTTTGCAGCATCTCGACAAACAAAAGCCTTCTCTTCACCGTGATTCTCTAGCGCATACGCAGTCTTATAAAGGAGGTAATACATAAATTCGCATTCCGAAGAGACGTGATCTACTCTTTCGCGTGCAGTGTCGGCCGCCTTCAGGCCAAAGGCTTGATAAAAAGCTGAAATATCGGAGAGTTCCTGAGGTTGACGATGACTGTGTTCCTCCCCATACTCTAATTCATAGGCAGGGACTTTCCCACATGCGGTATGTCCAAAAGTTCTTTCGTAATGTTGAGTCCATTCTTCGTCACTTGACGCATGAAGTTGTTCCAACAGGGACTTCAAAATATTTTTCAGTTCATTGGCTCGTGGAATACGCGCAACGTCTAACCAATGTTCCCAATTTGAACCCGTCTCACTTACAAACGCCCGACCGAGGCCTGAGCTGGGATGTCTAAACAAAGAGGCTAGAAGCTGATAGAAAAAACTCCTTCCCAAGAGCTCGTCAATTTCAGATAGAGTTTTGATGTTTGTCGGGCCGGACATAAAACGGTTCCTCCACTTGTGTTCGAATGATTTCACTTCCCTCTTGGTTAAAGCCGATGACGGTATCGTTATACATCTTAAAGGGCTTTCCATGAATTTCTGTTTCATAGACCTTCGGGCCTTCTTCTATTTCATAGCGAAAAATAATCTTGTTCGTTTTTCTGAATAGCTGAAGGACCGCCAAAAGTTCACGGTCAGGGACTTTGTAAGATTCGATAGCCTGATCCACGCCCGGACCGAACATTTGCGCTAGATAGCTCCTGGGCACCCAGCGCGGCGGGATATAGTAGCCATTAGGCTGAGTCCCAAATTGAGGATAAAGGGGGAGCGCCACCTTGGCAATCTTCACCAAATAATAAATGGGGTTATAACGGTCTTGGGCCCACTCGCCATCCTCCCCCATCTTCACAAGTCCTTGAAGCCGGATCTGGCCAATGCAGGCCGCCATGCAGCGGGTTTCCAGAGGTTGACCATTTGATTCTGGATCCTTCCCTTCGAGGCGAGGGAAACATCCAATACATTTTTCTGTGACGCGTGTGGTGGGCCGATACATGGCCTTTTTATAGGGACAGGCCTCAACACACTTGCGATAGCCCCGGCAGCGTTCTTGATCTACCAAAACAATACCGTCTTCGGGCCGCTTGTAAATGGCATTGCGCGGGCAGGCCGCCAAACACCCGGGATACGTGCAATGATTGCAAAGCCGGGCCAAATAAAAAAACCAAGTCTTGTGAACGGGAAGAGAGGTCCCTTCCGTATCGTAGGTGTCGGGCTTTCCTGGCCTTGAGACCGCTGTGTCCTCATATATATTTGGGAAACGCCACTCCTCATCTGTCGGTAGATAACCCAAAACCCTCTGGGGTTCAGCTCCAATATTTTTTTGAGCGGCCTCGAAAATCGTCTTTCCCTCGAAAATATCGCCCCTCCATTTCTGAGCACCCGGGTTGGCCTGCTCCAATAGATTCAACAATTTGACATCCCAGAATTGGGGATAGCCACCGTAAGGTTTTGTCTCTACATTGTTCCACCACATGTATTCCTGCCCTTTGGAAAAGGTCCAGGTCGTCTTGCAAGCGAATGAGCAAGTTTGACAAGCGATGCAGCGGTTTAAATTAAATACGAAGGCAAACTGTCGCTGAGGGTAGTGTCCCACATGAGGATATTCCATCTTGCGATTTAATTGCCAGTTGAATACCTGACTCATATTTCTTTTCCTCTATCTTCTGTCTTCTGTCTTCTGTCTTCTGTCCTCTGTCTTCTGTCTTCTGTTTTAGGCTGCCACATTCTTATTGCTTCTTGGATCACAGATAGCACAAATGAATCTCCCTTTTGACGCCACACAAGATGCGGCCCCAGATAAAAGGGATTTCTAAACATCGCCAGGAGCTTTTCCTCGTTCCAGCCATCGCGGGCGAATTCCTCCGCATAACAAAGTGCCATATCTCGAACTTCAGCTTCACTCTGGAGAGAGAATTCAACTCCGACCATTTCCATAGGATCTTCAGGATCCAGTTCTTTGTTCACATGAAAATCCCCACGTTCGCAAATTTGTAGTCGCCCCATTTATGGGGCGCCTTACCCCTGGCATGAATTGCCCGATGAATCGGGCGACTACACAAGCTTGAACAATTTGTGAGCCATGGCTCATGAATATTTCACCATTCCTCACTCTCCTCCCCGCCCATCTTTATAAATCCTCCGTCCAGATACTTTTTCATGAGTTCGTTTTCGCTCGAGGGAGTAAAGCCCGTTGTCGCGGGCTTCCAAATTCCAATGCCCCCCAGCCCTCCGTCCTCGGCTTTTGTAATCCGAACCAGGGCCTCCTTGGGAACAGTGTTCACCGCGTGATTATCTGATTCTCCTCCAAAGATAAATGAGAGGTTAACCTTGGCCTTATGAAATAAGGTGTCCGTCTGATGCATCGGCATATGCCAATTGCGTGTCACACTCTGCTGGGATCCATAGCGGTAATTCGCCTGATAGGCGCCCCCTTCAGAGAGCGCTCTTTTGTCGGCCCGAGTCTCATGCGCCTTTACAGATTTTTCTGTCGCGATATAAGTCCCGTGCTTCATCATCACGGTATTGTAGGGAAAAGCTGGGTTATACTTCACTCGCAGCATGAGCCGAGCCACTTTATAAAATGGGTCGCTCGGCTTAGCACCTACATAGGGCCGATCTGCTGGATTTGCATCCACATAAACGTAATCCCCGTCATTGATGCCAAGATCTCTGGCCGCTTCAGGATTCATATGAATTTGCTGTTCGCCGACACCGGGCGTACGCTTGTCCATACGATACGGGTCCCCAAAATTCGAATCCCAAATTTCATGCCAATCTACATTGCTCCATAAAGAATGCACCCTGTGACGGCTTTTGGGTGTCAGGCAATAAAACTTAAAGCCCCGCTCCCAAAGAAAATTCTTCGTTTGCTTTACCTTCTCCCAAGGAAGCTTGACGTTTCGTACCGTTCGCTCATCCCAATGTTGAGCTGTTTGGGCAATGCCGTAGTCATTGGGCCGAACAAAAGGGTTTGAACTGACAATCACGTTTGGAAGAAAAGGCGTTGCCTCCGGTCCCTCTCGATGAACAATGAAGTTCTCCCCATATTCGATGGCTTCGGGAACATCCGTATAGGCGTTTAAACGACCTGTATCGGTGAAGAATGGCTGGTCTTCATGAACTTGTTCCCAAAACGGAACTCTGGGGTACGTTCTAAAGAGCATCAAAGCCCCGCCCGGGGGCCCGTAAATGCCAGCCATGATGTCTTCGAGTTTGTATCCCGCCGTCGTTGTAGAGGTATCAAGAAGTCGCTGAATGTAAACTTCCCGCTGGCCCTCCAGTGCAAATTTCCAATAATCGTAGAATCGAATATCCCCAGTAAGCTCTCCCAGTTTTTCCGCGATTCCAGCCAAAATCATGATATCGTCTCGACTGTCGAATATGGGCTTAATTCCGCCTTTCCAAATCTGCAGGAAAGGATTGGAGCAGGAAGCCGTTACCTCGAGACCCTCAAACTCCATCCAGCTATTGGCCGGCAGGGCAATGTCGGCATATTCTATTGAGGCCGTCATTTGAATATCAATCGAGACAATCATTTCCACATTCGGATTCACATTTTTTATCATGTCGTAGGCGTGTTTCGCGTTATTGATAAGATTGACATTGGTAAATATCATCGCCTTCGTGGGTGAGGGCATGTGAGTTTGCCCCGTAAAGACCTTTCTTCCCTCATTGGGCGTATTCACGATAAGAGGCCGATCCCCGTGATTCCAATAAGCCGGTTCTTCATCCTTGAAGAAGGGTTTCACATGCACATCTTTACCGGGTGCGCTGGGATCGAGTAGTGGATGAAAAGGATTTTCTGCCACCCAACCTTTGAAACCATAGCCCGTCCAAGGAGATCCTTGGAACAAAGCTGCCTTATAGTTTCCGGCCCACGTGTGACAGCCCGCACCTGGTTTACCGATATTTCCCGTGAGCATCAGAGGCAAATAGGCCGCGCGGTTCATTTCAGTTGCGTGAAACCAGTGGTTGATCCCTTCGCCCTGATGGATCGATGCCGGCTTAATGGTCGCAAGATCTTTAGCCAACTGTTCAATCAGATGTTTTGGCGCTTTCGTCATATCGGCAACGCTGTCAAGGTCATAATCCTTAAGATGAATCTCATAAAGAGAAAAGAGTGTCATGACCTCCACTTCACTTCCGTCAATCGCCTGAACTTTGAATTTTCCCTGAAGTGCGGGTCTAATCCCTTTTTTGGCAAATTGTTCGCCAACATCGTCTCGAGTCAATGCGGCGGGCGCATTTTTTAATTCATCCCATACTACAAAGTCTCCGAGTTTCTGATACTGTTCATCTTTCAATCCTTGATACTTGAAACTCGGACCCTCTTTTGAAAGACCCAGGGTGTAATCTTTAAAAATTTCATGTGCCCTTAAACGCTTTAAATTATCCGTACGGATAAGCAATGGAAAATCTGTGAACTTCTCGATAAAATCGCGATCATACCAGCCCTTATCGATCATGAGACGCGCAATTCCCAGAAAAAAAGCAGCATCCGTCGCCGGGCGAATGGGAATCCAATAATCTGATTTTGTTGAGGGTGGGCTATATTCTGGAGTAATGGTAACGAGCTTCGCTCCGCGTTCCATGCACTCAATAAACCAATGGCTGTCTGTAATTTTATTTTCAACAAGATTTTTTCCCTGCTGAATAATAAGTTTACTGTTTCGAAGATCGTTGAAATCGCAGTCAGAGGCCTGGAGGCCATGAACCCAGGGATGTCCAGGTGCCTGATCTCCATGCCAGGTATAATTGGACCAGGTCCGACCCGCCTTTGCGTCCTCTTCCTTCACACCTCGGATATGCGTATCAAGGATGGCCATCGTGTTTGCCAGGCGATACATCCCGTATTTTCCGAAAACGCCTAAGAGTCCCATCCCGCCGCGAAATTTCATGGTTCTAGTCCCGGCCCCCTCCAT from the Chlamydiota bacterium genome contains:
- a CDS encoding molecular chaperone TorD family protein, giving the protein MSGPTNIKTLSEIDELLGRSFFYQLLASLFRHPSSGLGRAFVSETGSNWEHWLDVARIPRANELKNILKSLLEQLHASSDEEWTQHYERTFGHTACGKVPAYELEYGEEHSHRQPQELSDISAFYQAFGLKAADTARERVDHVSSECEFMYYLLYKTAYALENHGEEKAFVCRDAAKSFLENHLGRWLPGLTVRLSNSVGIGLMHSIAEFAFCFIVSDCEKSDVNPGPRDLPIRRIQEKLETGCVSCLAGC
- a CDS encoding 4Fe-4S dicluster domain-containing protein, whose protein sequence is MSQVFNWQLNRKMEYPHVGHYPQRQFAFVFNLNRCIACQTCSFACKTTWTFSKGQEYMWWNNVETKPYGGYPQFWDVKLLNLLEQANPGAQKWRGDIFEGKTIFEAAQKNIGAEPQRVLGYLPTDEEWRFPNIYEDTAVSRPGKPDTYDTEGTSLPVHKTWFFYLARLCNHCTYPGCLAACPRNAIYKRPEDGIVLVDQERCRGYRKCVEACPYKKAMYRPTTRVTEKCIGCFPRLEGKDPESNGQPLETRCMAACIGQIRLQGLVKMGEDGEWAQDRYNPIYYLVKIAKVALPLYPQFGTQPNGYYIPPRWVPRSYLAQMFGPGVDQAIESYKVPDRELLAVLQLFRKTNKIIFRYEIEEGPKVYETEIHGKPFKMYNDTVIGFNQEGSEIIRTQVEEPFYVRPDKHQNSI
- a CDS encoding molybdopterin-dependent oxidoreductase, whose amino-acid sequence is MEITRRQFIKRTGATAIGLSLGLKNLSLSALEVIPEITNPLEYYPNRDWEKIYRDQYRYDSTFSWVCSPNDTHACRAKAFVRNGIVVRLGSQYDYETYGDLYGNKATPNWNPRQCEKGFTFHRLMYGPYRLKYPIIRRGWKEWADAGFPDLTPELKSKYKFDSRGTDTLDKATWDEANTYIAKGLTAIAKRYSNEEGKKKLLAEGYPEEMLLPMEGAGTRTMKFRGGMGLLGVFGKYGMYRLANTMAILDTHIRGVKEEDAKAGRTWSNYTWHGDQAPGHPWVHGLQASDCDFNDLRNSKLIIQQGKNLVENKITDSHWFIECMERGAKLVTITPEYSPPSTKSDYWIPIRPATDAAFFLGIARLMIDKGWYDRDFIEKFTDFPLLIRTDNLKRLRAHEIFKDYTLGLSKEGPSFKYQGLKDEQYQKLGDFVVWDELKNAPAALTRDDVGEQFAKKGIRPALQGKFKVQAIDGSEVEVMTLFSLYEIHLKDYDLDSVADMTKAPKHLIEQLAKDLATIKPASIHQGEGINHWFHATEMNRAAYLPLMLTGNIGKPGAGCHTWAGNYKAALFQGSPWTGYGFKGWVAENPFHPLLDPSAPGKDVHVKPFFKDEEPAYWNHGDRPLIVNTPNEGRKVFTGQTHMPSPTKAMIFTNVNLINNAKHAYDMIKNVNPNVEMIVSIDIQMTASIEYADIALPANSWMEFEGLEVTASCSNPFLQIWKGGIKPIFDSRDDIMILAGIAEKLGELTGDIRFYDYWKFALEGQREVYIQRLLDTSTTTAGYKLEDIMAGIYGPPGGALMLFRTYPRVPFWEQVHEDQPFFTDTGRLNAYTDVPEAIEYGENFIVHREGPEATPFLPNVIVSSNPFVRPNDYGIAQTAQHWDERTVRNVKLPWEKVKQTKNFLWERGFKFYCLTPKSRHRVHSLWSNVDWHEIWDSNFGDPYRMDKRTPGVGEQQIHMNPEAARDLGINDGDYVYVDANPADRPYVGAKPSDPFYKVARLMLRVKYNPAFPYNTVMMKHGTYIATEKSVKAHETRADKRALSEGGAYQANYRYGSQQSVTRNWHMPMHQTDTLFHKAKVNLSFIFGGESDNHAVNTVPKEALVRITKAEDGGLGGIGIWKPATTGFTPSSENELMKKYLDGGFIKMGGEESEEW